Proteins encoded in a region of the Phoenix dactylifera cultivar Barhee BC4 chromosome 3, palm_55x_up_171113_PBpolish2nd_filt_p, whole genome shotgun sequence genome:
- the LOC103702151 gene encoding protein NETWORKED 4B, with product MKRMASKKSHSWWWNSHISPKNSKWLLENLEEMDKRVKEMLKLIEEEGDSFAKKAEMYYERRPMLISHVEDFYRMYRALAERYDNVTGELRKNVPSELQSQGSGNGSDFGSEPPVSPTLSPELTPERKPPRPKPSPRSSGFHLFVGSGGSSDVSRKGSDGSFSSSSSESESESDDVKEVNVDSISSRLHDRILELEDELSDVKEKLQIQEEKFSNGQCEHILNGNHLGFSSKISALEEELIIEKAKLQDSEAEIVNLQNKLEERNAFIETKNIQLSLEKKQVAELEKQIAVLEAEISAHKNEIEDLKGAMAASSQMFEAELSDRDLEIGECKTELINLSERLLKEKSSLEADVENLEGVVKGLNAEVDKISGEKLLLEARLAELENVIQELEMRAASSAEKFLQEKSVLEAEAVNLSQSNASLEVKLFKLEVDIRQLEAEKMEASKESGEHIAELNQSLDALNLQLEILTSEKETLHAKVNTLIDDVKCRDDQISQMDEHLCQLHLEHAELIIGITEAQKAAAELSKRVRELEEEVHRQKVEISDGAEGKREAIRQLCFSLEHYRDGYHQLRQLLQGHKRPVVMAT from the exons ATGAAGCGGATGGCATCTAAAAAATCTCACTCATGGTGGTGGAATAGTCATATAAGTCCCAAAAACTCTAAATGGCTCCTGGAAAATCTTGAAG AGATGGATAAACGTGTCAAGGAAATGCTGAAACTGATTGAAGAGGAGGGGGATTCTTTTGCAAAGAAAGCTGAGATGTATTATGAAAGGCGCCCGATGCTTATCTCTCATGTTGAGGACTTCTACCGCATGTACCGTGCCCTAGCCGAGCGTTATGATAATGTGACAGGTGAGCTGCGCAAGAATGTTCCATCAGAACTTCAATCTCAAGGATCTGGCAATGGATCTGATTTTGGTTCTGAACCGCCTGTGTCTCCAACACTCTCTCCTGAGCTCACTCCTGAGCGCAAGCCACCACGACCTAAGCCAAGCCCAAGAAGTTCTGGCTTCCATTTATTTGTTGGATCTGGTGGCAGCTCAGATGTCTCCAGAAAGGGGAGCGATGGGtccttttcttcatcatcatcagaatCTGAATCTGAATCTGATGATGTGAAGGAAGTTAATGTTGACAGCATTTCTTCTAGGCTGCATGACAGGATACTTGAGCTAGAGGATGAACTCTCTGATGTGAAGGAGAAGCTCCAGATACAAGAGGAAAAATTCTCCAATGGCCAATGTGAACATATATTGAACGGGAATCATTTGGGTTTTAGCTCAAAGATCTCAGCATTGGAGGAAGAGTTGATAATTGAGAAAGCAAAACTTCAGGATTCAGAAGCAGAGATTGTGAATCTTCAAAATAAGCTTGAGGAAAGGAATGCATTTATAGAAACTAAGAACATTCAGCTCAGTTTGGAAAAGAAGCAGGTTGCCGAATTAGAGAAACAAATTGCTGTGTTAGAAGCTGAGATATCGGCCCATAAGAATGAAATCGAGGATCTAAAGGGAGCAATGGCAGCTTCCTCTCAGATGTTTGAAGCTGAATTATCAGATCGTGATCTTGAAATTGGGGAGTGCAAAACTGAGCTTATCAATTTGTCTGAAAGACTCTTGAAAGAGAAGTCCAGTCTTGAGGCTGATGTTGAAAATCTTGAAGGTGTCGTCAAGGGACTGAATGCAGAAGTTGATAAAATTTCGGGAGAGAAGTTGCTGCTTGAAGCTCGTCTTGCAGAGCTAGAGAATGTGATTCAGGAATTGGAAATGAGGGCAGCTAGTTCTGCTGAGAAATTCTTACAGGAGAAATCTGTACtagaagctgaagctgtcaaccTGTCACAATCCAATGCTTCCCTTGAGGTTAAACTCTTTAAGCTAGAGGTTGATATAAGACAGCTTGAGGCTGAGAAGATGGAAGCATCTAAGGAGAGTGGTGAGCACATTGCTGAGCTAAATCAAAGTCTAGATGCTCTCAACCTACAACTTGAGATACTAACATCTGAGAAGGAGACTCTTCATGCTAAAGTGAACACCCTCATTGATGATGTGAAGTGCCGTGATGATCAAATTAGCCAGATGGATGAGCATTTATGTCAGTTACACTTGGAGCATGCTGAGCTGATAATAGGGATTACGGAGGCGCAAAAAGCTGCTGCGGAGTTAAGCAAGCGGGTGAGGGAGCTGGAAGAGGAGGTGCACAGGCAGAAGGTTGAGATTTCTGATGGTGCTGAGGGGAAGAGGGAGGCTATAAGGCAACTGTGCTTCTCGCTGGAACATTACCGTGATGGCTATCATCAGCTCAGGCAGTTGCTGCAGGGCCACAAGCGTCCTGTGGTGATGGCAACTTGA